A stretch of DNA from Prochlorococcus marinus str. SB:
TCTCTAGCTGTTTTAAAATTAATTCTTCAAATTTTTTTGAAAGATTCATGATTAATGAAATATTGAGAAATTTTTTTAAAAAAAACTTGAAAAAGGGCTTGTAAAATATGAAAAAAGTATTAAGATATATAAAGAGGTCTGACTTTAGCCAGCCTTAAATATGAATATTTAATCATATTTTAAGCTACATCAGGGGTTGATGGGTCCTCTATGTAATTTGAAGTGAATTTAAAATCACATATATAAGATTAGTAAAAATAAATAAGACTAATCTGATTAATAATTTCAGGAGTACCAATCAATGTCAAAAAAAAGAAAAAGAATCAGCAGGAGAAGATTGGCTGGCCAAAGAGTAATGGCACATGTACCTATCTATCATATCGAAACCGGCAAACATAAACCAGTTACAGCAGCAAGAAGATTCATAGCTGAAAATGGTCTCTCTGCGCCTTCAGTTTTTAATGTAAGAAGAAATGAACACACCACCGATAGATTTTTTTGGGGTGAAAAAGGATTATTTAGCGCCCAATATGCTGAAGAAAATCATTTTCTATTTCCATCACTAAAAGTTGTAGTTGAAGGAATTGGTGAAGAAAAAATATTTGAGGGTCTAGAATTGACTGCAGATGATTGGGAAGAGATTGAAGAATATGAATACGCTTTTGTTTAAAAAATATTACATATATTTGAACTTATAAAATTAATTAAATTTGAATCAATTTGATGAAATCCATCAAATTCTAATAATTCACAAAATTTAGAAGACTTACTTTTTACCTTTTCATAAATAGTCCTAGAGGCATCTATAGGCACAACGTCATCAAATAAACCATGACTAATGATTAATGGCGAGAATTTTTCTCCTGGGGACCAGTTAGGGTGAGGATAACCACTACAAGCAACAATTAATCCAAAATTTAACTTAAATCCCGCATCAATTGCCATCGCCGCCCCCTGAGAGAACCCCAACAAAATTGTTTTTCTTAGTGGAATCTTATCAGTATCAAAATTTTTTAATGTAACTAAAAGTTTATTTACTTCAACCTCAGCTCCATTCCAATCATGTGGATATAATCCATACCACTGTCTTCCCTGACCGCTTGGGTGTAATCCAGGAGCCCTCAAAGAAATTACCTCAAAATCAAGATTTATTTTTTCAGTCATCTCCTTTCCAAATGTTAAAAGGTCATCTGAATCAGCTCCCCAACCATGCATCAAAATAATTCTATGAGTTGCAGTTTGAGAGCTAATCGAGACAAATTCATGATTGATAGCATATTTCATGTTTATATTCTTAAGTAAGTAAACTTTCCCATAATGTCTCCATTAGCTTTAGTAAGTGTCTCTGATAAAAAAAATATAATCCCATTTTGTAAGGAATTGGTAGAGCAATTTAATTATAAAATTTTATCAAGCGGAGGCACTGCCAAACATCTTATAGAGGCTAAAATTCCAGTTATTAAAGTTGCTGATTTTACTAATTCTCCAGAAATTCTTGGGGGAAGAGTTAAAACTTTACATCCAAAAATACACGGGGGAATATTAGCTAAAAGAACTGATGAGGAACATAAAAAAGATATAGAAGCTAACAATCTTGAATTAATAGACTTAGTAGTTGTAAATTTATATCCTTTTAAAAAAACTATAGATCAGGGAGCTAAATGGGAAGATGCTATTGAAAATATCGATATAGGAGGGCCATCTATGATTCGTTCTGCTGCTAAAAATCATAAAGATGTCTCCGTTTTAGTAGATCCTAGTCAGTATCAAAATTTTCTTGAAGAAAGTAAAAAAGGTGAATTGAAAGACTCATATAAAGCAAAATTAGCCCTTGAAGCTTTTCAACATACAGCAGACTATGATACTGCAATTTCTAATTGGATAAGAAAAGAAAGAGATTTACAATCTTCCAAATATATTGAATCTTATCCACTAATCAGAACCTTAAGATATGGGGAGAATCCACATCAAAAAGCTTTCTGGTATGGCTTAAGTAACATTGGATGGAACTCAGCAGAACAATTACAAGGAAAAGACTTAAGTTATAACAATCTATTAGATCTAGAGTCGGCACTTTCAACAGTTTTAGAATTTGGCTACACAGAAAAAAATGAACTTACAAACAACATCTTTGCCTCTGTTATTTTAAAACACAATAATCCTTGTGGTGCCTCTATAAGTAATTCAGCTTCCAAAGCATTTTTGAATGCTTTGGAATGCGACTCAGTTAGTGCATTTGGAGGAATAGTTGCTTTTAATTCAAATGTTGATAGTGAGACCGCAATTCACCTCAAAGATATTTTCTTAGAGTGTGTCGTCGCTCCATCTTTTGATAAGGAAGCTTTAGAAATTTTAAAAGCTAAAAAGAATTTAAGAATTTTAAAGTTTTCAAAAGATCAACTTCCAAAAAAGAATCAAAATTCTACTAAATCAATAATGGGAGGATTACTAGTTCAAGATACTGATGATAGTGAAGAAAAAACTGAAAATTGGATTTCAGTAACTTATAAAAATCCTAGTAATCAAACTAACTTAGATCTAAATTTTGCATGGAAAATTTGTAAACACGTGAAATCTAATGCCATTGTTATTGCAAAAGACCAAAAAACTATTGGAATTGGAGCTGGACAAATGAATAGAGTTGGAGCAGCAAAAATCGCATTAGAAGCAGCTGGAAAATTATGTTCTGATGCTGTCTTGGCTAGCGATGGGTTTTTCCCATTTGCAGATACTGTAGAACTTGCAAATAAATATGGAATAAAAGCTATTATTCAACCTGGAGGAAGTCTAAGAGACCAAGAAAGTATTGATATGTGTAATTTAAAAGGAATTTCAATGGTATTTACCCAAAAAAGGCACTTTTTACATTGAATTATGTTGATTTTGGATAATATGTAATCTTGTTAGTTTTTCTGAATAAAGATAGCCTGCCTGGGCCTGCACATAGA
This window harbors:
- a CDS encoding alpha/beta hydrolase; protein product: MKYAINHEFVSISSQTATHRIILMHGWGADSDDLLTFGKEMTEKINLDFEVISLRAPGLHPSGQGRQWYGLYPHDWNGAEVEVNKLLVTLKNFDTDKIPLRKTILLGFSQGAAMAIDAGFKLNFGLIVACSGYPHPNWSPGEKFSPLIISHGLFDDVVPIDASRTIYEKVKSKSSKFCELLEFDGFHQIDSNLINFISSNICNIF
- a CDS encoding DUF3155 domain-containing protein, whose amino-acid sequence is MSKKRKRISRRRLAGQRVMAHVPIYHIETGKHKPVTAARRFIAENGLSAPSVFNVRRNEHTTDRFFWGEKGLFSAQYAEENHFLFPSLKVVVEGIGEEKIFEGLELTADDWEEIEEYEYAFV
- the purH gene encoding bifunctional phosphoribosylaminoimidazolecarboxamide formyltransferase/IMP cyclohydrolase — its product is MSPLALVSVSDKKNIIPFCKELVEQFNYKILSSGGTAKHLIEAKIPVIKVADFTNSPEILGGRVKTLHPKIHGGILAKRTDEEHKKDIEANNLELIDLVVVNLYPFKKTIDQGAKWEDAIENIDIGGPSMIRSAAKNHKDVSVLVDPSQYQNFLEESKKGELKDSYKAKLALEAFQHTADYDTAISNWIRKERDLQSSKYIESYPLIRTLRYGENPHQKAFWYGLSNIGWNSAEQLQGKDLSYNNLLDLESALSTVLEFGYTEKNELTNNIFASVILKHNNPCGASISNSASKAFLNALECDSVSAFGGIVAFNSNVDSETAIHLKDIFLECVVAPSFDKEALEILKAKKNLRILKFSKDQLPKKNQNSTKSIMGGLLVQDTDDSEEKTENWISVTYKNPSNQTNLDLNFAWKICKHVKSNAIVIAKDQKTIGIGAGQMNRVGAAKIALEAAGKLCSDAVLASDGFFPFADTVELANKYGIKAIIQPGGSLRDQESIDMCNLKGISMVFTQKRHFLH